The Streptomyces sp. TLI_105 DNA segment GAGCCGGCGGGCACGCCTCGGCCGACGCCATGGGCCTCTTCCTGCTCCTGTGGGCGCTCCTCGCGCTCACGCTGACCATGGCCTCCGCGGGCAGCGGACTCTTCGGACAGGGCGTGTACGGGCTGCTGTTCGTCGCGCTGCTGCTGCTCGGCATCGGCACCCTCGTCGACAACGGCGGCCTCGGCAAGGCGGGCGGCTGGGTCGCCGCCGTCGCGGGTCTGGTCGCCTGGTACGGCGCCACGGCCGCGGTCGCCGGCTGGCCGACGGCCCTGCGCCGTGCGGCGGGCGGTGCCCCGGCCGCGGGCTGAGGGCCGGAACGTCCGGAAGTACAGCGGTCCCCGTGCACGGGAGGTGTGTGCACGGGGACCGCTGCGTGTCCGGCCGAGGCTCCGGGGGACAGGCCCGGAGGGGCGCGGCGGCGGGGGACAGGCCCGGCGCCGCGCCTCGGCCGCGACGGCGTGGAGACCTACTCGACGGTGACGGACTTCGCCAGGTTGCGCGGCTTGTCGATGTCACGGCCCATGGCGAGCGCCGTGTGGTAGGCGAGGAGCTGGAGCGGGATGCCCATCAGGATCGGGTCCAGCTCGTCCTCGTTCTTCGGGACGACGATGGTGTGGTCGGCCTTCGCCTGCGGCTGGTGCGCGACCGCGAGGATGCGGCCGCTGCGGGCCTTGATCTCCTCCAGGGCGGCGCGGTTCTTCTCCAGCAGGTCGTCGTCGGGGACGATCGCGACGGTCGGCAGGGCCGGCTCGATGAGGGCGAGCGGGCCGTGCTTCAGCTCGGAGGCCGGGTACGCCTCGGCGTGGATGTAGGAGATCTCCTTCAGCTTGAGGGAGGCCTCCAGGGCGACGGGATAGCCGCGCACACGGCCGATGAACATCATCGACTGGGCGCCGGCGTACTCCGCGGCGATCTCCTTGATCTGCTCCTCGGTCTTGAGGATCTCCTCGATCTGCGAGGGCAGCTTGCGCAGGCCCTCGATGATCCGCTTGCCGTCGGTGACGGACAGGTCGCGGATGCGGCCCAGGTGCAGGGCGAGCAGCGCGAAGGCGGTGACCGTGTTGGTGAAGCACTTGGTGGAGACGACGCAGACCTCGGGGCCGGCGTGGACGTACACGCCGCCGTCGGCCTCGCGGGCGATGGCGGAGCCGACGACGTTGACGACGCCGAGGACGCGGGCGCCCTTCCGCTTGAGCTCCTGGACGGCCGCGAGCACGTCGTAGGTCTCACCGGACTGGGAGACGGCGATGTAGAGGGTGTCGGGGTCCACGACCGGGTTGCGGTAGCGGAACTCCGAGGCCGGCTCGGCGTCGGCGGGGATGCGGGCCATGGACTCGATGAGCCCGGCGCCGATGAGGCCGGCGTGGTACGAGGTGCCGCAGCCGAGGATCTTGATGCGGCGGATGGTGCGGGCCTCGCGGGCGTCGAGGTTCAGGCCGCCCAGGTGCACGGTGGAGAAGCGGTCGTCGATCCGGCCGCGCAGCACGCGGTCGACCGCGTCGGGCTGCTCGGAGATCTCCTTGTGCATGTACGTGTCGTGGCCGCCCATGTCGTAGGAGGCGGCCTCCCACTCGACGGTCTCGGGGGTGGCCGTGGTGGAGGCGCCGGAGACCGTGTAGGTGCGGAAGTCGTCGGCCTTGAGGGTGGCCATCTCGCCGTCGTTCAGGGTGACGACCTGGCGGGTGTGGGCGATCAGGGCGGCGACGTCGGAGGCGACGAGCATCTCCTTCTCGCCGATGCCGAGGATGACCGGGGAGCCGTTGCGGGCCACCACGATGCGGTCGTTGAAGTCGGCGTGCATGACGGCGATGCCGTAGGTGCCCTCGATGACCTTGAGGGCCTCGCGGACCTTCTCCTCCAGCGTCTCGGCCTGGGAGCGGGCGATGAGGTGGGTGATGACCTCGGTGTCCGTCTCG contains these protein-coding regions:
- a CDS encoding GPR1/FUN34/YaaH family transporter; translation: MNNEVAAGNTTSTLGHLALGLTLLAFGLGGTGVIDNVAAADAAGLATWVGGVTLFLVGLLALRAGDKGEGTAYAALGAFWFTWGSGAGGHASADAMGLFLLLWALLALTLTMASAGSGLFGQGVYGLLFVALLLLGIGTLVDNGGLGKAGGWVAAVAGLVAWYGATAAVAGWPTALRRAAGGAPAAG
- the glmS gene encoding glutamine--fructose-6-phosphate transaminase (isomerizing), which translates into the protein MCGIVGYIGKRDVAPLLLEGLARLEYRGYDSAGMVVTSPKASGLKMVKAKGRVRDLEAKVPKRFTGTTGIAHTRWATHGAPSDINSHPHLDPENKVAVVHNGIVDNAQELRAKLEADGVVFASETDTEVITHLIARSQAETLEEKVREALKVIEGTYGIAVMHADFNDRIVVARNGSPVILGIGEKEMLVASDVAALIAHTRQVVTLNDGEMATLKADDFRTYTVSGASTTATPETVEWEAASYDMGGHDTYMHKEISEQPDAVDRVLRGRIDDRFSTVHLGGLNLDAREARTIRRIKILGCGTSYHAGLIGAGLIESMARIPADAEPASEFRYRNPVVDPDTLYIAVSQSGETYDVLAAVQELKRKGARVLGVVNVVGSAIAREADGGVYVHAGPEVCVVSTKCFTNTVTAFALLALHLGRIRDLSVTDGKRIIEGLRKLPSQIEEILKTEEQIKEIAAEYAGAQSMMFIGRVRGYPVALEASLKLKEISYIHAEAYPASELKHGPLALIEPALPTVAIVPDDDLLEKNRAALEEIKARSGRILAVAHQPQAKADHTIVVPKNEDELDPILMGIPLQLLAYHTALAMGRDIDKPRNLAKSVTVE